A DNA window from Lachancea thermotolerans CBS 6340 chromosome G complete sequence contains the following coding sequences:
- the TOP2 gene encoding DNA topoisomerase 2 (similar to uniprot|P06786 Saccharomyces cerevisiae YNL088W TOP2 Essential type II topoisomerase catalyzes topology changes in DNA via transient breakage and rejoining of phosphodiester bonds in the DNA backbone localizes to axial cores in meiosis) has protein sequence MSAEKSASERYQKISQLEHILKRPDTYVGSVEIQEQTQWIHDEATDCMVEKNVKIVPGLFKIFDEILVNAADNKVRDPSMKKIEVNINKEENFIEVKNDGKGIPIEIHEKEQIYIPEMIFGHLLTSSNYDDDEKKVTGGRNGYGAKLCNIFSSEFILETADPIKGEKYLQKWEANMSICHKPKITSYKKGPSYTKVSFKPDLQRFGMEHLDDDIVGIMRRRVFDINGSVRDISVYLNGKSLRIRNFKNYVELYLKSLEKKKSEEQGADVGKAPTILYERLNDRWEIAFAVSDVAFQQISFVNSIATTSGGTHVNYVSDQIVKKITEHLKKKKKGKTIKAFQIKNHIFIFVNCQIENPAFTSQTKEQLTTRVRDFGSKCDIKDEFINKIMKTELAERVFELADQNEEKALQKSDGSRKNRITKYATLEDANCAGTKQGYKCTLVLTEGLSAQSLAVAGLAVVGRDYYGCYPLRGKMLNVREASAEQINKNAEIQAIKKIVGLQHRKKYEDTKSLRYGHIMIMTDQDHDGSHIKGLIINFLESSFPGLLDIPGFLIEFITPIVKVTITRPKRDVISFYNMPDYEEWREKESHKYSWKQKYYKGLGTSSLQEAREYFSDLDTHLKKFHALEGEDSQLIDLAFSKKKADDRKEWLRQYEPGNTLDPTLSEIPICDFINKELILFSLADNVRSIPSVLDGFKPGQRKVLYSCFKRKLKSEIKVAQLIGYVSEHTSYHHGEQSLAQTIVGMAQDYVGSNNIYLLKPNGAFGTRAAGGKDSAAPRYIFTELNNITPNIFNPLDNPLLTYLQEDDQTIEPQWYLPVIPMILVNGAEGIGTGWSTNIPCFNPLEIVQNIKKLMNGEPMDDMAPFYRGWEGRLQKIDGQRYRMYGRIEQVGPRTLEITELPAKTWISTIKEHLLLGLAGNEKTKPWIKDMQENHGATIKFTVELTDEEMQNTRRIGFYERFKLVSTISLANMVAFDPNGRIKKYEDVRDILSDFYYVRLEYFQKRKDHMSERLQWQVEKLSQQTRFIKLIVEKKLTVTNKPRSALFRELEELGFPKINSEGRPYYGAVKGEEQSVLDAAYSDDNEDPEEESNEVNGPQDKYGTFEYLLGMKIWSLTKEKYEKLLNQKQEKEVELDNLLRLSAKDLWCQDLDAFSNAYKAFLEYDEKKRNSIIPDAASTKQKGKRKRAKADDDDYKPKPKKKAKTASAAKPKTEDSQFENVLIEQKVIEKPKRVVKVKDEKQPTIESLVGKNKGATIDSSAANSASATPPPQPPKMIKSEDSSQSSASDKSADAPKGGERDQMSVFSSKFREASALFDSFKPAEATASNHSLSEKPGTENPDAAESEVAKPKKPVTKATARKPSRKNQISDESDFEISDNGEASPVIESTISQPPRKRAARAKPSKSYKETIDLSDMSFQEEVPAEDESDESFQESE, from the coding sequence ATGTCAGCTGAAAAGAGTGCCTCCGAAAGGTACCAGAAGATTTCTCAACTAGAGCATATTCTTAAAAGGCCCGACACTTATGTAGGTTCAGTGGAGATCCAAGAGCAAACACAGTGGATACATGATGAAGCGACTGACTGCATGGTGGAAAAGAACGTCAAAATCGTTCCCggtcttttcaagatttttgatgagatcTTAGTGAACGCTGCAGACAATAAGGTTCGTGATCCTtccatgaagaaaatagAGGTGAACATTAACAAGGAAGAGAACTTTATTGAAGTGAAAAATGACGGTAAAGGGATTCCCATTGAGAttcatgaaaaagagcagaTTTACATTCCAGAAATGATTTTTGGCCATTTGCTAACCTCCTCGAACtacgatgatgatgaaaagaaaGTCACCGGTGGCAGGAATGGTTATGGGGCTAAGCTCTGTAATATATTCTCTTCTGAATTTATTCTGGAGACTGCAGACCCCATAAAGGGCGAAAAGTACTTACAAAAATGGGAAGCTAACATGAGTATTTGCCATAAACCAAAAATTACATCATATAAAAAGGGTCCTTCTTACACAAAGGTGTCATTTAAGCCTGATCTTCAGAGATTTGGTATGGAGCATCTGGACGATGACATTGTGGGTATTATGCGTCGTagagtttttgatatcAATGGGTCCGTGAGAGACATAAGCGTTTATTTGAATGGTAAAAGTCTTCGGATCCgcaatttcaagaattaCGTTGAGCTTTACCTCAAGTCgcttgagaagaagaagtctgAGGAGCAGGGAGCTGATGTCGGGAAGGCCCCTACTATTCTTTACGAGCGACTCAACGACAGGTGGGAAATTGCATTTGCAGTCTCAGACGTCGCTTTCCAGCAAATTTCATTTGTCAACTCTATAGCCACTACTTCTGGTGGCACCCATGTCAATTATGTGTCTGATCAGATAGTTAAGAAAATCACAGAGcatctcaagaaaaagaagaagggaAAAACAATCAAAGCctttcaaatcaaaaatcaCATTTTCATATTTGTCAACTGTCAAATTGAAAACCCTGCATTCACGTCTCAAACTAAAGAACAATTGACAACTCGGGTTAGGGACTTTGGCTCCAAGTGTGACATCAAGGATGAATTCATTAACAAGATCATGAAAACAGAGTTAGCTGAGAGAGTGTTCGAACTTGCAGATcaaaacgaagaaaaagctctaCAAAAATCAGATGGAAGCAGGAAGAATAGGATCACAAAGTATGCAACTTTGGAAGATGCCAATTGTGCTGGCACAAAGCAGGGGTACAAGTGTACTCTAGTTTTAACAGAAGGTCTTTCTGCTCAGTCTTTGGCTGTCGCGGGTCTTGCGGTAGTTGGACGTGATTACTATGGCTGCTACCCATTACGTGGTAAAATGTTGAATGTTAGGGAGGCAAGCGCCGAGCAAATAAACAAGAATGCTGAAATCCAGGCAATCAAAAAAATCGTTGGTTTGCAACATAGAAAGAAATACGAGGATACCAAATCATTAAGATATGGTCACATAATGATCATGACAGATCAAGATCATGATGGATCACACATCAAGGGTTTAATCATCAATTTCCTTGAGAGCTCGTTTCCTGGCCTCCTAGATATCCCGGGCTTCCTGATCGAGTTTATTACACCAATCGTGAAGGTCACAATAACAAGACCAAAGCGCGATGTGATATCATTTTACAACATGCCAGATTATGAAGAATGGAGGGAGAAAGAGAGCCACAAGTATAgctggaaacaaaagtACTACAAAGGTTTGGGTACCTCTTCTTTGCAGGAAGCGCGAGAATACTTTTCTGATCTAGACACACATCTGAAAAAGTTTCACGCTCTAGAAGGTGAAGACAGCCAACTGATTGACCTggccttttcaaagaaaaaggcagACGATCGAAAGGAATGGTTGAGACAATACGAACCTGGTAACACTCTAGATCCAACCTTAAGCGAAATCCCTATTTGtgacttcatcaacaaggaaCTAATCCTTTTTTCCTTGGCAGACAACGTACGATCCATCCCTTCTGTATTGGACGGGTTTAAGCCAGGACAGCGCAAGGTTCTCTATAGTTGTTTTAAAAGAAAGCTAAAGTCAGAAATCAAGGTGGCCCAGCTCATTGGCTATGTTTCAGAGCACACTAGTTACCACCATGGCGAACAGTCGCTAGCTCAAACAATTGTCGGAATGGCCCAAGACTACGTGGGATCAAACAATATCTACCTTCTAAAACCAAATGGTGCATTTGGTACAAGGGCAGCAGGCGGTAAAGACTCAGCTGCTCCCAGATACATTTTCACCGAGTTAAACAACATTACTCCAAATATTTTTAATCCGCTCGATAACCCGCTGTTGACCTATTTACAAGAAGACGATCAAACAATTGAGCCTCAATGGTACTTACCTGTGATACCCATGATCCTAGTAAACGGTGCAGAAGGCATTGGCACGGGCTGGAGCACAAATATACCTTGCTTTAATcctcttgaaattgttcaaaatatcaagaaactgatGAACGGAGAGCCTATGGATGATATGGCGCCATTTTACAGGGGCTGGGAGGGgcgtcttcaaaaaatcgatGGTCAGAGGTACAGAATGTATGGGAGAATCGAGCAAGTTGGTCCAAGAACCCTCGAAATTACTGAACTGCCGGCCAAGACATGGATCTCAACAATTAAAGAGCACTTGTTGTTAGGATTAGCTGGAAATGAAAAGACCAAGCCTTGGATTAAGGATATGCAGGAGAACCACGGCGCAACTATTAAGTTTACAGTGGAGCTGACTGACGAAGAGATGCAAAATACGAGAAGAATTGGGTTCTACGAAAGATTCAAATTAGTATCAACAATCAGCTTGGCAAATATGGTGGCATTTGATCCGAACGGTCGCATCAAAAAGTATGAGGATGTCAGGGATATCTTGAGTGATTTCTACTATGTCAGGCTTGAGTATTTCCAAAAGAGAAAGGATCATATGTCGGAAAGGCTTCAGTGGcaagttgagaaacttTCACAGCAAACGAGGTTTATAAAGCTgattgttgaaaaaaagctcaccGTCACTAATAAGCCAAGATCAGCCCTCTTCAGAGAGCTTGAGGAATTGGGCTTCCCTAAGATAAACAGCGAAGGCAGACCCTACTATGGCGCAGTCAAAGGAGAGGAACAGAGCGTACTGGATGCAGCCTATAGTGATGACAACGAGGATcccgaggaagaaagcaatGAGGTTAACGGACCACAGGATAAGTATGGTACCTTTGAATATCTCCTGGGGATGAAAATCTGGTCCCTGACTAAAGAAAAATACGAGAAATTGCTGAAtcaaaagcaagagaaagaggtTGAACTCGATAACCTTTTGCGTCTATCGGCGAAGGACCTTTGGTGCCAAGATCTAGACGCCTTCTCTAATGCCTATAAGGCCTTCTTAGAATATGATGAGAAAAAGCGCAACAGCATAATTCCTGATGCAGCCAGCACTAAACAGAAAGGCAAGAGGAAGAGAGCCAAAGCAGACGATGACGATTATAAGCCGAAacccaaaaagaaggcaaaAACTGCATCAGCTGCGAAGCCAAAAACCGAGGATTCTCAGTTTGAGAACGTTTTGATCGAACAAAAAGTGATTGAAAAGCCTAAGCGTGTTGTGAAGGTTAAAGACGAAAAGCAGCCTACCATCGAAAGTCTTGTGGGCAAGAACAAAGGAGCTACGATTGATAGTTCTGCGGCCAATTCAGCGTCGGCAACGCCTCCGCCACAGCCCCCTAAAATGATCAAGAGCGAGGACTCGAGCCAGTCTAGCGCCTCTGATAAGTCAGCGGATGCTCCCAAGGGTGGTGAACGTGATCAAATGAGCGTCTTCTCCAGTAAGTTCAGAGAAGCAAGCGCGTTGTTTGACAGTTTTAAGCCGGCGGAAGCTACAGCAAGCAACCATTCTCTTTCCGAAAAACCGGGTACAGAAAATCCTGATGCCGCAGAATCTGAGGTTGCAAAACCTAAGAAGCCTGTGACGAAAGCCACAGCCCGAAAGCCTTCAAGGAAAAACCAGATTTCAGACGAAAGTGATTTTGAGATATCTGACAATGGTGAGGCGAGCCCTGTCATAGAATCCACAATATCCCAGCCTCCTAGAAAGCGCGCTGCCAGAGCTAAGCCCTCGAAGTCTTATAAAGAAACTATTGACTTATCGGACatgtcttttcaagaggAGGTCCCGGCAGAAGATGAGTCCGACGAGTCTTTTCAGGAATCTGAATAG